The Nocardioides luti genome contains a region encoding:
- a CDS encoding prepilin peptidase: MSSAVLTAVLVALGCALAGLMVPRVLALLPEPAPDPDEDPEQVAREGLKPLYTDLAAAPGLAVRCAAVAGLAGAVVGGALGATWALLVVVPVVPAGVLLAYVDLRTRLLPTRVVRPVHVTVVVLAGVLALVQQDARPLLRGLVAMAVVGAFFFVLWFVRSTGMGYGDVRLSALLGFVLGHLGWGEVVVGTYAAFVVFGLPGLLLAVVRRDRALLRTPFPFGPAMLVGALVGIVWGGALWSHLVGGGA; the protein is encoded by the coding sequence GTGAGCAGCGCCGTCCTCACGGCGGTCCTGGTCGCGCTGGGGTGCGCCCTGGCCGGGCTGATGGTGCCGCGGGTCCTGGCGCTGCTGCCGGAGCCGGCGCCCGATCCCGACGAGGACCCCGAGCAGGTCGCCCGCGAGGGCCTCAAGCCGCTCTACACCGACCTGGCCGCCGCTCCCGGCCTGGCGGTCCGCTGCGCCGCGGTCGCCGGCCTGGCCGGCGCCGTCGTCGGGGGTGCGCTCGGGGCCACGTGGGCGCTGCTCGTCGTCGTACCCGTCGTCCCTGCGGGGGTGCTGCTCGCGTACGTCGACCTGCGGACCCGGCTGCTGCCGACCAGGGTGGTCCGACCGGTGCACGTGACGGTGGTGGTGCTGGCGGGGGTGCTCGCGCTGGTCCAGCAGGACGCGCGGCCCCTGCTGCGCGGGCTGGTCGCCATGGCCGTGGTCGGGGCGTTCTTCTTCGTGCTGTGGTTCGTCCGCTCCACGGGGATGGGGTACGGCGACGTGCGGCTCTCCGCGCTGCTCGGCTTCGTCCTGGGCCACCTGGGGTGGGGCGAGGTGGTCGTGGGGACCTACGCGGCGTTCGTCGTGTTCGGGCTGCCCGGGCTCCTCCTAGCGGTCGTCCGGCGGGACCGGGCCCTGCTGCGGACGCCGTTCCCCTTCGGCCCGGCGATGCTGGTGGGCGCGCTGGTCGGCATCGTCTGGGGCGGGGCGCTCTGGTCGCATCTCGTCGGCGGGGGAGCCTGA
- a CDS encoding shikimate dehydrogenase translates to MAAVDPGQARRCGVLGDPIAHSLSPVLHRAAYAATGLGWSYGAERVGEDDLAAHLAGLGADWRGLSLTMPLKRTAMALAPVVSQRAALAGAANTLLLEDGAVVLADNTDLPGAAAAVRERYAGPVTAGTVLGGGATAASTGLALCDLGAERVTLLVRSPERAAEALAALGRHPARPRVEVGSLADGVVDGEVVVSTIPPEAQDSGLVERCSGALVVFEVLYDPWPTPLAAAAASRGAVLVGGLDLLVHQAALQFELFTGLPCPRDAMRAAGEEALAGRRAAG, encoded by the coding sequence ATGGCGGCCGTCGACCCGGGCCAGGCCCGACGCTGCGGGGTGCTCGGTGACCCGATCGCGCACTCGCTGTCGCCGGTGCTGCACCGGGCGGCGTACGCCGCGACGGGGCTGGGCTGGTCGTACGGCGCCGAGCGGGTCGGCGAGGACGACCTGGCGGCGCACCTCGCCGGGCTGGGTGCCGACTGGCGGGGCCTCTCGCTGACCATGCCGCTCAAGCGGACCGCGATGGCGCTGGCACCGGTCGTCTCGCAGCGGGCCGCGTTGGCGGGTGCCGCGAACACGCTGCTGCTCGAGGACGGCGCGGTGGTCCTTGCGGACAACACCGACCTGCCGGGTGCGGCGGCCGCGGTCCGCGAGCGGTACGCCGGACCCGTCACCGCCGGCACCGTGCTGGGCGGCGGCGCCACGGCCGCCTCGACGGGGCTGGCCCTCTGTGACCTGGGCGCGGAGCGGGTCACCCTGCTCGTCCGGTCGCCCGAGCGCGCCGCCGAGGCCCTGGCCGCCCTCGGCCGCCACCCCGCGCGTCCCCGGGTCGAGGTCGGCTCGCTCGCCGACGGCGTCGTCGACGGCGAGGTCGTGGTCTCCACGATCCCGCCCGAGGCCCAGGACTCCGGGCTGGTGGAGCGCTGCTCCGGTGCGCTGGTGGTCTTCGAGGTGCTCTACGACCCGTGGCCGACGCCGCTCGCCGCGGCTGCCGCGTCGCGGGGCGCGGTGCTCGTGGGCGGGCTCGACCTGCTCGTGCACCAGGCCGCCCTGCAGTTCGAGCTGTTCACCGGGCTCCCGTGCCCCCGCGACGCGATGCGCGCCGCGGGCGAGGAGGCGCTCGCCGGACGCCGGGCCGCGGGGTGA
- the mltG gene encoding endolytic transglycosylase MltG → MTDQILEPEHDDDQPTVGGRRRKRRGFKSCLAVLVALAVVVGGFYFVVTKGVDLLRSQFSSAQDFEGPGRGKVTFQVSQGDSIAQIGRDLKDKKVVASVQAFLDAANANPDSTGIQVGYYQLKKEMQAADALKILVDPGNIIKSTVTIPEGLRVKDIVALLADKTDFSAAAYNKLLANPSSIGLPDYANGNAEGYLFPSTYDFGPDATAKSILQTMVKRWQQAADDADLTGAADRLGYTPAQIMIVASLVEAEAGSDDDRGKVARVIYNRLEGDETNGLLQIDASVNYGLQQKLGVALTTEQLQQDTPYNTYTRPGLPPTPIEAPGDAAIAAAANPTEGPWFYYVTVNLRTGETKFATTYDEFLSYKREFEQYCETSDAC, encoded by the coding sequence ATGACTGACCAGATCCTGGAACCCGAGCACGACGACGACCAGCCCACGGTGGGTGGTCGGCGCCGCAAGCGGCGCGGCTTCAAGAGCTGCCTCGCGGTGCTCGTGGCCCTGGCGGTCGTGGTGGGCGGCTTCTACTTCGTCGTGACCAAGGGCGTGGACCTGCTGCGCAGCCAGTTCTCCTCCGCCCAGGACTTCGAGGGTCCGGGACGCGGCAAGGTCACCTTCCAGGTCAGCCAGGGCGACAGCATCGCCCAGATCGGGCGCGACCTGAAGGACAAGAAGGTCGTCGCCTCCGTGCAGGCGTTCCTCGACGCCGCGAACGCGAACCCGGACTCGACCGGGATCCAGGTGGGCTACTACCAGCTCAAGAAGGAGATGCAGGCGGCCGACGCCCTGAAGATCCTCGTCGACCCCGGCAACATCATCAAGAGCACCGTGACGATCCCCGAGGGCCTGCGGGTCAAGGACATCGTCGCGCTGCTGGCGGACAAGACCGACTTCTCCGCGGCGGCGTACAACAAGCTGCTGGCCAACCCGTCCTCGATCGGGCTGCCGGACTACGCCAACGGCAACGCCGAGGGCTACCTCTTCCCCTCGACCTACGACTTCGGGCCGGACGCCACCGCCAAGTCGATCCTGCAGACGATGGTCAAGCGCTGGCAGCAGGCGGCGGACGACGCCGACCTCACCGGTGCCGCCGATCGGCTGGGCTATACGCCGGCGCAGATCATGATCGTCGCCAGCCTGGTCGAGGCCGAGGCCGGCAGCGACGACGACCGCGGCAAGGTCGCCCGGGTGATCTACAACCGCCTCGAGGGCGACGAGACCAACGGCCTGCTCCAGATCGACGCCTCGGTGAACTACGGCCTGCAGCAGAAGCTGGGCGTCGCGCTGACGACCGAGCAGCTGCAGCAGGACACGCCGTACAACACCTACACGCGCCCCGGCCTCCCGCCCACGCCGATCGAGGCGCCGGGCGACGCCGCGATCGCGGCGGCCGCGAACCCCACCGAGGGCCCGTGGTTCTACTACGTGACGGTCAACCTGCGCACGGGCGAGACCAAGTTCGCCACGACCTACGACGAGTTCCTGTCGTACAAGCGGGAGTTCGAGCAGTACTGCGAGACGTCCGACGCCTGCTGA